Proteins found in one Numida meleagris isolate 19003 breed g44 Domestic line chromosome 25, NumMel1.0, whole genome shotgun sequence genomic segment:
- the NAV1 gene encoding neuron navigator 1 isoform X2, producing MLRAGRPRRAPRLAASWDESSSISSGLSDASDNLSSEEFNASSSLNSLPSTPTASRRNSAIALRTDSEKRSLAESGLSWYGEADDKAPKKLDYDSSSLKMEHGSSKWRREPAESCEEGTKGGELKKPVSLGTPGSLKKGKTPPVAVTSPITHTAQSTLKVAGKPETKATDKSKLSVKNTGLQRSSSDAGRDRVGDAKKPPSGLTRPSASSSFGYKKPAPATGTATVMQAGGSATLGKIQKSSGIPVKPVSGRKTSLDVSNTAEPGFLAPGARTNIQYRSLPRPAKSSSMSVTGGRGANRPVSSSIDPSLLSTKQASITVSRLKEPSKIGAGRGTPAPVNQTDREKEKAKAKAVALDSECVTLKSIGSPESTPKAQANLPPAAKVAELPPTPLRAAPKTYAKPPSLANLDKVNSNSLDLPSSSELHPPHTAKLQDLHPAGGHLTPCFSPSPAPILNINSASFSQGLELMGGFSVPKEGRMYPKLSGLHRSMESLQMPMSLPSAFSGGSTAAPSPAAVPPASTEEEEEAGELGWSGSPRLAHLDSTNRDRNTLPKKGLRYQLHSQEEAKERRHSHTIGGLPEADDQQELPSPPALPMALVGKGPLTSIVSPTAATTPRITRSNSIPTHDSTFELYSTSQMGSTLSLADKPKGMIRSGSFRDPVDDVHGSVLSLASSASSTYSSAEEKMQSEQIRKLRRELESSQEKVATLTSQLSANANLVAAFEQSLVSMTSRLRHLAETAEEKDTELLDLRETIDFLKKKNSEAQAVIQGALNGTDVAPKELRIKRQNSSDSISSLNSITSHSSIGSSKDADAKKKKKKSWLRSSFNKAFSIKKGPKSASSYSDIEEIATPDSSAPSSPKLQHSSTETASPSIKSSTSSSVGIDTAELFQAHSEGEPEKKEVSELRSELWEKEMKLTDIRLEALNSAHQLEQLRETMHNMQLEVDLLKAENDRLKVAPGPSVVPGSIPGHVTSTSASSSPRRSLGLALGHAFSPSLGDADVSPMDAVSAGTQKDELMLRIVVRMPPQHIIKGDLKQQEFFLGWTKVSGKVDWKMLDEAVCQVFKDYITKMDPASTLGLSTESVYGYSISHIKRVLDTEPPELPLCRRGMSSIVVTLKGLKEKCVDSLVFETLIPKPMMQHYISLLLKHRRLILSGPSGTGKTYLTNRLAEYLVERSGRDVTEGIVSTFNMHQQSCKDLQLYLSNLANQIDRETGTADVPLVILLDDLSEAGSISELVNGALTCKYHKCPYIIGTTNQPVKMTPNHGLHLSFRMLTFSNNVEPANGFLVRYLRRKLLESDTDVNANKEELLRVLDWVPKLWYHLHTFLEKHSTSDFLIGPCFFLSCPIGIEDFRTWFIDLWNNSIIPYLQEGAKDGLKVHGQKAAWEDPVEWVRDTLPWPSAQQDQSKLYHLPPPTIGPHSTVSPPEERTVKDTTPSSLDADPLMAMLLKLQEAANYIESPDRETMVDPDLQSTL from the exons ATGCTGCGGGCCGGGAggccgcgccgcgccccgcGCCTGGCCGCCAG CTGGGATGAgagcagctccatcagcagcGGCCTCAGCGATGCCTCTGACAACCTCAGCTCGGAGGAGTTCAACGCCAGCTCCTCGCTCAACTCGCTGCCCTCCACCCCCACGGCCTCGCGCAGGAACTCGGCCATAGCG CTGCGCACCGACTCGGAGAAGCGCTCGCTGGCTGAGAGTGGGTTGAGCTGGTACGGCGAGGCAGACGACAAGGCTCCCAAGAAGCTGGACTACGACAGCAGCAGCCTCAAGATGGAGCACGGCTCCTCCAAGTGGCGGCGGGAGCCTGCGGAGAGCTGTGAGGAGGGCACCAAGGGCGGCGAGCTGAAGAAGCCGGTCAGCCTGGGCACCCCCGGCTCCCTCAAGAAGGGCAAAACCCCCCCGGTGGCAGTGACATCTCCCATCACCCACACGGCCCAGAGCACCCTCAAAGTGGCAG GCAAACCCGAGACCAAAGCCACCGACAAGAGCAAGCTGTCGGTGAAGAACACGGGGCTGCAGCGCTCCTCCTCTGACGCTGGCCGCGATCGCGTCGGCGATGCCAAGAAGCCACCCTCGGGCCTCACGCGCCCCTCGGCCTCCAGCTCCTTCGGCTACAAGAAACCGGCCCCAGCCACCGGCACCGCCACCGTCATGCAAGCCGGGGGCTCGGCAACGCTCGGCAAGATCCAGAAGAGCTCCGGTATCCCCGTCAAGCCGGTCAGCGGGAGGAAAACAAGCCTGGATGTCTCCAACACGGCCGAGCCTGGCTTCCTGGCCCCGGGGGCTCGCACCAACATCCAGTACCGCAGCCTGCCCCGGCCGGCCAAGTCCAGCTCCATGAGCGTGACTGGCGGCCGCGGCGCTAACCGGCCCGTCAGCAGCAGCATCGATCCCAGCCTGCTCAGCACCAAGCAGGCCAGCATCACGGTGTCGCGGCTCAAGGAGCCGTCCAAGATCGGTGCTGGCCGTGGCACGCCAGCCCCCGTGAACCAGACGGACCGGGAGAAGGAGAAGGCCAAGGCCAAAGCCGTAGCGCTGGACTCCGAGTGCGTGACGCTGAAGAGCATCGGCTCTCCCGAGAGCACCCCCAAAGCCCAGGCCAACCTCCCGCCGGCGGCCAAGGTGGCCGAGCTGCCCCCCACTCCCCTCAG agcGGCTCCCAAAACCTACGCGAAGCCTCCCTCATTGGCCAACTTGGATAAGGTCAACTCCAACAGCCTGGACTTGCCCTCCTCCAGTGAGCTGCACCCCCCGCACACTGCCAAGCTCCAGGACCTGCACCCAGCTGGCGGGCACCTGACACCCTGCTTCAGCCCCAGTCCTGCCCCCATCCTCAACATCAACTCGGCCAGCTTCTCCCAGGGCCTGGAGCTCATGGGCGGCTTCAGTGTCCCCAAGGAGGGCAGGATGTACCCCAAGCTCTCCGGCCTGCATCGCAGCATGGAGTCCCTGCAGATGCCCATGAGCCTGCCCAGTGCCTTTTCGGGGGGCAGCACTGccgcccccagccctgctgctgtccccccTGCCAGcacggaggaggaggaggaggcgggtGAGCTGGGCTGGAGCGGCAGCCCCCGGCTTGCACACCTGGACAG caCCAACCGCGACAGGAACACGCTGCCCAAGAAGGGGCTGAG GTACCAGCTCCACTCCCAGGAGGAGGCCAAGGAGCGCCGCCACTCGCACACCATCGGCGGGCTGCCCGAAGCGGACgaccagcaggagctgccctcGCCCCCCGCCCTCCCCATGGCGCTGGTTGGGAAGGGTCCGCTCACGAGCATCG TGAGCCCCACTGCCGCCACCACCCCGCGGATCACCCGCTCCAACAGCATCCCCACCCACGACTCCACCTTTGAGCTGTACAGCACCTCCCAGATGGGCAGCACCCTCTCCCTGGCAGACAAACCCAAGGGCATGATCCGCTCGGGCTCCTTCCGGGACCCTGTGGATGACG ttcATGGATCGGTGCTGTCCCTGGCCTCCAGCGCGTCCTCCACCTACTCCTCC GCTGAGGAGAAGATGCAGTCCGAG CAAATCCGTAAGCTGCGTCGTGAGCTGGAGTCCTCGCAGGAGAAGGTGGCCACGCTGACGTCCCAGCTGTCCGCTAAC GCCAACCTGGTGGCAGCTTTTGAGCAGAGCCTGGTGAGCATGACGTCCCGCCTGCGGCACCTGGCTGAGACCGCCGAGGAGAAG gacaCGGAGCTGCTGGACCTGCGGGAAACCATCGATTTCCTGAAGAAGAAGAACTCGGAGGCCCAAGCTGTGATCCAGGGTGCCCTGAATGGCACTGACGTAGCGCCCAAAG AGCTGCGCATCAAGCGGCAGAACTCCTCCGACAGCATCTCCAGCCTCAACAGCATCACCAGCCACTCCAGCATCGGCAGCAGCAAGGACGCCGACgccaagaagaagaagaagaagagctgG CTGCGTAGCTCCTTCAACAAAGCCTTCAGCATCAAGAAGGGGCCCAAATCGGCCTCGTCCTACTCGGACATTGAGGAGATCGCCACGCCGGACTCGTCGGCCCCATCCTCCCCcaagctccagcacagctccaccGAGACCGCCTCGCCCTCCATCAAatcctccacctcctcctccgTGGGCATCGACACAGCTGA GCTCTTCCAGGCGCACAGCGAGGGCGAGCCCGAGAAGAAGGAGGTGTCGGAGCTGCGCTCGGAGCTGTGGGAGAAGGAGATGAAGCTGACGGACATCCGCCTGGAGGCCCTCAACTCGGCCcaccagctggagcagctgcggGAGACCATGCACAACATGCAG CTGGAGGTGGATCTCCTGAAGGCGGAGAACGATCGGCTCAAAGTGGCTCCGGGGCCCTCGGTGGTGCCAGGATCCATTCCCGGCCACGTCACCAGCACGTCGGCCTCCTCGTCGCCGCGGCGCTCGCTGGGGCTCGCCCTGGGCCATGCCTTCAGCCCCAGCCTGGGGGATGCTG ACGTGTCTCCCATGGACGCGGTCAGTGCTGGCACCCAGAAGGATGAGCTGATGCTGAGGATTGTGGTGCGCATGCCACCCCAGCACATCATCAAGGGG GACCTCAAGCAACAAGAGTTTTTCCTGGGCTGGACCAAGGTGAGCGGGAAGGTGGATTGGAAGATGCTGGATGAGGCTGTCTGCCAGGTCTTCAAG GATTACATCACCAAGATGGATCCTGCCTCCACGCTGGGGCTCAGCACCGAGTCTGTTTATGGCTACAGCATCAGCCACATCAAGCGGGTCCTGGACACGGAGCCGCCGGAGCTGCCGCTGTGCCGCCGGGGCATGAGCAGCATCGTGGTGACGCTCAAAG GCTTGAAGGAGAAGTGCGTGGACAGCTTGGTGTTTGAGACGCTCATCCCCAAGCCCATGATGCAGCATTACATCAGCCTCCTGCTGAAGCACCGGCGGCTCATCCTCTCGGGGCCCAGCGGCACCGGCAAGACGTACCTGACCAACCGCCTGGCCGAGTACCTGGTGGAACGCTCGGGCCGTGACGTCACCGAGGGCATCGTCAGCACCTTCAACATGCACCAGCAGTCCTGCAAG GACCTGCAGCTGTACCTCTCCAACCTGGCCAACCAGATCGACCGGGAGACGGGCACGGCGGACGTGCCGCTCGTGATCCTCCTGGACGACCTCAGCGAGGCGGGCTCCATCAGCGAGCTCGTTAACGGCGCGCTCACCTGCAAGTACCACAAATG CCCCTACATCATCGGGACCACCAACCAGCCTGTGAAGATGACCCCGAACCATGGTCTCCATCTCAGCTTCag GATGCTGACCTTCTCCAACAACGTGGAGCCAGCCAATGGCTTCCTGGTGCGCTACCTGCGGCGGAAGCTGCTGGAGTCGGACACAGACGTCAATGCCAACAAGGAGGAGCTGCTGCGCGTGCTGGACTGGGTGCCCAAGCTGTGGTACCACTTGCACACCTTTCTGGAGAAACACAGCACCTCCGACTTCCTCATCG GTCCCTGCTTCTTCCTGTCCTGCCCCATCGGAATTGAGGATTTCAGGACCTGGTTCATTGACCTGTGGAATAACTCCATCATCCCTTACCTGCAGGAGGGGGCGAAAGATGGGCTCAAG GTCCACGGGCAGAAGGCGGCCTGGGAGGACCCCGTGGAGTGGGTGCGGGACACCCTGCCCTGGCCATCAGCGCAGCAAGACCAGTCCAAGCTGTACCACCTGCCCCCGCCCACCATCGGCCCCCACAGCACTGTCTCCCCCCCCGAGGAGCGCACCGTCAAAGACACGACGCCCAGCTCCCTGGACGCGGACCCCCTG ATGGCCATGCTGCTGAAGCTCCAGGAAGCCGCCAACTACATCGAGTCTCCGGACCGTGAGACCATGGTGGATCCCGACCTGCAATCGACTCTGTGA
- the NAV1 gene encoding neuron navigator 1 isoform X1: MPAGGTPWSKCSGDVSCTLQAVLRLGRAGSWDESSSISSGLSDASDNLSSEEFNASSSLNSLPSTPTASRRNSAIALRTDSEKRSLAESGLSWYGEADDKAPKKLDYDSSSLKMEHGSSKWRREPAESCEEGTKGGELKKPVSLGTPGSLKKGKTPPVAVTSPITHTAQSTLKVAGKPETKATDKSKLSVKNTGLQRSSSDAGRDRVGDAKKPPSGLTRPSASSSFGYKKPAPATGTATVMQAGGSATLGKIQKSSGIPVKPVSGRKTSLDVSNTAEPGFLAPGARTNIQYRSLPRPAKSSSMSVTGGRGANRPVSSSIDPSLLSTKQASITVSRLKEPSKIGAGRGTPAPVNQTDREKEKAKAKAVALDSECVTLKSIGSPESTPKAQANLPPAAKVAELPPTPLRAAPKTYAKPPSLANLDKVNSNSLDLPSSSELHPPHTAKLQDLHPAGGHLTPCFSPSPAPILNINSASFSQGLELMGGFSVPKEGRMYPKLSGLHRSMESLQMPMSLPSAFSGGSTAAPSPAAVPPASTEEEEEAGELGWSGSPRLAHLDSTNRDRNTLPKKGLRYQLHSQEEAKERRHSHTIGGLPEADDQQELPSPPALPMALVGKGPLTSIVSPTAATTPRITRSNSIPTHDSTFELYSTSQMGSTLSLADKPKGMIRSGSFRDPVDDVHGSVLSLASSASSTYSSAEEKMQSEQIRKLRRELESSQEKVATLTSQLSANANLVAAFEQSLVSMTSRLRHLAETAEEKDTELLDLRETIDFLKKKNSEAQAVIQGALNGTDVAPKELRIKRQNSSDSISSLNSITSHSSIGSSKDADAKKKKKKSWLRSSFNKAFSIKKGPKSASSYSDIEEIATPDSSAPSSPKLQHSSTETASPSIKSSTSSSVGIDTAELFQAHSEGEPEKKEVSELRSELWEKEMKLTDIRLEALNSAHQLEQLRETMHNMQLEVDLLKAENDRLKVAPGPSVVPGSIPGHVTSTSASSSPRRSLGLALGHAFSPSLGDADVSPMDAVSAGTQKDELMLRIVVRMPPQHIIKGDLKQQEFFLGWTKVSGKVDWKMLDEAVCQVFKDYITKMDPASTLGLSTESVYGYSISHIKRVLDTEPPELPLCRRGMSSIVVTLKGLKEKCVDSLVFETLIPKPMMQHYISLLLKHRRLILSGPSGTGKTYLTNRLAEYLVERSGRDVTEGIVSTFNMHQQSCKDLQLYLSNLANQIDRETGTADVPLVILLDDLSEAGSISELVNGALTCKYHKCPYIIGTTNQPVKMTPNHGLHLSFRMLTFSNNVEPANGFLVRYLRRKLLESDTDVNANKEELLRVLDWVPKLWYHLHTFLEKHSTSDFLIGPCFFLSCPIGIEDFRTWFIDLWNNSIIPYLQEGAKDGLKVHGQKAAWEDPVEWVRDTLPWPSAQQDQSKLYHLPPPTIGPHSTVSPPEERTVKDTTPSSLDADPLMAMLLKLQEAANYIESPDRETMVDPDLQSTL, from the exons ATGCCGGCTGGAGGCACCCCATGGTCCAAGTGTTCTGGGGACGTATCCTGCaccctgcaggctgtgctgcggcttggcagagctgggag CTGGGATGAgagcagctccatcagcagcGGCCTCAGCGATGCCTCTGACAACCTCAGCTCGGAGGAGTTCAACGCCAGCTCCTCGCTCAACTCGCTGCCCTCCACCCCCACGGCCTCGCGCAGGAACTCGGCCATAGCG CTGCGCACCGACTCGGAGAAGCGCTCGCTGGCTGAGAGTGGGTTGAGCTGGTACGGCGAGGCAGACGACAAGGCTCCCAAGAAGCTGGACTACGACAGCAGCAGCCTCAAGATGGAGCACGGCTCCTCCAAGTGGCGGCGGGAGCCTGCGGAGAGCTGTGAGGAGGGCACCAAGGGCGGCGAGCTGAAGAAGCCGGTCAGCCTGGGCACCCCCGGCTCCCTCAAGAAGGGCAAAACCCCCCCGGTGGCAGTGACATCTCCCATCACCCACACGGCCCAGAGCACCCTCAAAGTGGCAG GCAAACCCGAGACCAAAGCCACCGACAAGAGCAAGCTGTCGGTGAAGAACACGGGGCTGCAGCGCTCCTCCTCTGACGCTGGCCGCGATCGCGTCGGCGATGCCAAGAAGCCACCCTCGGGCCTCACGCGCCCCTCGGCCTCCAGCTCCTTCGGCTACAAGAAACCGGCCCCAGCCACCGGCACCGCCACCGTCATGCAAGCCGGGGGCTCGGCAACGCTCGGCAAGATCCAGAAGAGCTCCGGTATCCCCGTCAAGCCGGTCAGCGGGAGGAAAACAAGCCTGGATGTCTCCAACACGGCCGAGCCTGGCTTCCTGGCCCCGGGGGCTCGCACCAACATCCAGTACCGCAGCCTGCCCCGGCCGGCCAAGTCCAGCTCCATGAGCGTGACTGGCGGCCGCGGCGCTAACCGGCCCGTCAGCAGCAGCATCGATCCCAGCCTGCTCAGCACCAAGCAGGCCAGCATCACGGTGTCGCGGCTCAAGGAGCCGTCCAAGATCGGTGCTGGCCGTGGCACGCCAGCCCCCGTGAACCAGACGGACCGGGAGAAGGAGAAGGCCAAGGCCAAAGCCGTAGCGCTGGACTCCGAGTGCGTGACGCTGAAGAGCATCGGCTCTCCCGAGAGCACCCCCAAAGCCCAGGCCAACCTCCCGCCGGCGGCCAAGGTGGCCGAGCTGCCCCCCACTCCCCTCAG agcGGCTCCCAAAACCTACGCGAAGCCTCCCTCATTGGCCAACTTGGATAAGGTCAACTCCAACAGCCTGGACTTGCCCTCCTCCAGTGAGCTGCACCCCCCGCACACTGCCAAGCTCCAGGACCTGCACCCAGCTGGCGGGCACCTGACACCCTGCTTCAGCCCCAGTCCTGCCCCCATCCTCAACATCAACTCGGCCAGCTTCTCCCAGGGCCTGGAGCTCATGGGCGGCTTCAGTGTCCCCAAGGAGGGCAGGATGTACCCCAAGCTCTCCGGCCTGCATCGCAGCATGGAGTCCCTGCAGATGCCCATGAGCCTGCCCAGTGCCTTTTCGGGGGGCAGCACTGccgcccccagccctgctgctgtccccccTGCCAGcacggaggaggaggaggaggcgggtGAGCTGGGCTGGAGCGGCAGCCCCCGGCTTGCACACCTGGACAG caCCAACCGCGACAGGAACACGCTGCCCAAGAAGGGGCTGAG GTACCAGCTCCACTCCCAGGAGGAGGCCAAGGAGCGCCGCCACTCGCACACCATCGGCGGGCTGCCCGAAGCGGACgaccagcaggagctgccctcGCCCCCCGCCCTCCCCATGGCGCTGGTTGGGAAGGGTCCGCTCACGAGCATCG TGAGCCCCACTGCCGCCACCACCCCGCGGATCACCCGCTCCAACAGCATCCCCACCCACGACTCCACCTTTGAGCTGTACAGCACCTCCCAGATGGGCAGCACCCTCTCCCTGGCAGACAAACCCAAGGGCATGATCCGCTCGGGCTCCTTCCGGGACCCTGTGGATGACG ttcATGGATCGGTGCTGTCCCTGGCCTCCAGCGCGTCCTCCACCTACTCCTCC GCTGAGGAGAAGATGCAGTCCGAG CAAATCCGTAAGCTGCGTCGTGAGCTGGAGTCCTCGCAGGAGAAGGTGGCCACGCTGACGTCCCAGCTGTCCGCTAAC GCCAACCTGGTGGCAGCTTTTGAGCAGAGCCTGGTGAGCATGACGTCCCGCCTGCGGCACCTGGCTGAGACCGCCGAGGAGAAG gacaCGGAGCTGCTGGACCTGCGGGAAACCATCGATTTCCTGAAGAAGAAGAACTCGGAGGCCCAAGCTGTGATCCAGGGTGCCCTGAATGGCACTGACGTAGCGCCCAAAG AGCTGCGCATCAAGCGGCAGAACTCCTCCGACAGCATCTCCAGCCTCAACAGCATCACCAGCCACTCCAGCATCGGCAGCAGCAAGGACGCCGACgccaagaagaagaagaagaagagctgG CTGCGTAGCTCCTTCAACAAAGCCTTCAGCATCAAGAAGGGGCCCAAATCGGCCTCGTCCTACTCGGACATTGAGGAGATCGCCACGCCGGACTCGTCGGCCCCATCCTCCCCcaagctccagcacagctccaccGAGACCGCCTCGCCCTCCATCAAatcctccacctcctcctccgTGGGCATCGACACAGCTGA GCTCTTCCAGGCGCACAGCGAGGGCGAGCCCGAGAAGAAGGAGGTGTCGGAGCTGCGCTCGGAGCTGTGGGAGAAGGAGATGAAGCTGACGGACATCCGCCTGGAGGCCCTCAACTCGGCCcaccagctggagcagctgcggGAGACCATGCACAACATGCAG CTGGAGGTGGATCTCCTGAAGGCGGAGAACGATCGGCTCAAAGTGGCTCCGGGGCCCTCGGTGGTGCCAGGATCCATTCCCGGCCACGTCACCAGCACGTCGGCCTCCTCGTCGCCGCGGCGCTCGCTGGGGCTCGCCCTGGGCCATGCCTTCAGCCCCAGCCTGGGGGATGCTG ACGTGTCTCCCATGGACGCGGTCAGTGCTGGCACCCAGAAGGATGAGCTGATGCTGAGGATTGTGGTGCGCATGCCACCCCAGCACATCATCAAGGGG GACCTCAAGCAACAAGAGTTTTTCCTGGGCTGGACCAAGGTGAGCGGGAAGGTGGATTGGAAGATGCTGGATGAGGCTGTCTGCCAGGTCTTCAAG GATTACATCACCAAGATGGATCCTGCCTCCACGCTGGGGCTCAGCACCGAGTCTGTTTATGGCTACAGCATCAGCCACATCAAGCGGGTCCTGGACACGGAGCCGCCGGAGCTGCCGCTGTGCCGCCGGGGCATGAGCAGCATCGTGGTGACGCTCAAAG GCTTGAAGGAGAAGTGCGTGGACAGCTTGGTGTTTGAGACGCTCATCCCCAAGCCCATGATGCAGCATTACATCAGCCTCCTGCTGAAGCACCGGCGGCTCATCCTCTCGGGGCCCAGCGGCACCGGCAAGACGTACCTGACCAACCGCCTGGCCGAGTACCTGGTGGAACGCTCGGGCCGTGACGTCACCGAGGGCATCGTCAGCACCTTCAACATGCACCAGCAGTCCTGCAAG GACCTGCAGCTGTACCTCTCCAACCTGGCCAACCAGATCGACCGGGAGACGGGCACGGCGGACGTGCCGCTCGTGATCCTCCTGGACGACCTCAGCGAGGCGGGCTCCATCAGCGAGCTCGTTAACGGCGCGCTCACCTGCAAGTACCACAAATG CCCCTACATCATCGGGACCACCAACCAGCCTGTGAAGATGACCCCGAACCATGGTCTCCATCTCAGCTTCag GATGCTGACCTTCTCCAACAACGTGGAGCCAGCCAATGGCTTCCTGGTGCGCTACCTGCGGCGGAAGCTGCTGGAGTCGGACACAGACGTCAATGCCAACAAGGAGGAGCTGCTGCGCGTGCTGGACTGGGTGCCCAAGCTGTGGTACCACTTGCACACCTTTCTGGAGAAACACAGCACCTCCGACTTCCTCATCG GTCCCTGCTTCTTCCTGTCCTGCCCCATCGGAATTGAGGATTTCAGGACCTGGTTCATTGACCTGTGGAATAACTCCATCATCCCTTACCTGCAGGAGGGGGCGAAAGATGGGCTCAAG GTCCACGGGCAGAAGGCGGCCTGGGAGGACCCCGTGGAGTGGGTGCGGGACACCCTGCCCTGGCCATCAGCGCAGCAAGACCAGTCCAAGCTGTACCACCTGCCCCCGCCCACCATCGGCCCCCACAGCACTGTCTCCCCCCCCGAGGAGCGCACCGTCAAAGACACGACGCCCAGCTCCCTGGACGCGGACCCCCTG ATGGCCATGCTGCTGAAGCTCCAGGAAGCCGCCAACTACATCGAGTCTCCGGACCGTGAGACCATGGTGGATCCCGACCTGCAATCGACTCTGTGA
- the SYT2 gene encoding synaptotagmin-2: MTFKQASMMAPEATATTMPMATMENSTEAAGPGESKEDMFTKLRDKFMNELNKIPLPPWALIAIAVVAGLLLLTCCFCICKKCCCKKKKNKKEKGKGMKNAMNMKDMKSGNQDDDDAETGLTEGEGEEEEKEPENLGKLQFSLDYDFQANQLTVGILQAAELPALDMGGTSDPYVKVFLLPDKKKKYETKVQKKTLNPAFNETFTFKVPYQELGGKTLVMAIYDFDRFSKHDIIGEVKVPMNTVDLGQPIEEWRDLQSGEKEEPEKLGDICISLRYVPTAGKLTVCILEAKNLKKMDVGGLSDPYVKIHLLQNGKRLKKKKTTVKKKTLNPYFNESFSFEIPFEQIQKVQVVITVLDYDKLGKNEAIGKIFTGFNSTGTELRHWSDMLANPRRPIAQWHSLKPEEEVDAALGKNK; encoded by the exons ATGACGTTCAAGCAAGCGTCCATGATGGCCCCGGAGGCCACAGCCACCACGATGCCCATGGCCACCATGGAGAACTCCACCGAGGCCGCGGGGCCGGGAGAGAGCAAGGAGGACATGTTCACCAAGCTGAGGGACAAGTTCATGAATGAGCTCAACAAGATCCCCT TGCCGCCCTGGGCCCTCATCGCCATCGCGGTGGTGGCCGgactcctcctcctcacctgctgcttctgcatctgcaagaaatgctgctgcaagaagaagaagaacaagaaggagaagggaaagggcaTGAAGAACGCCATGAACATGAAGGACATGAAGTCGGGCAACCAG GACGATGATGATGCAGAGACAGGACTGACAGAGGGGGAAGgtgaagaagaggagaaggagccGGAGAACCTGGGCAAGTTGCAGTTCTCACTGGACTACGATTTCCAGGCAAACCAG TTGACAGTGGGGATCCTCCAAGCTGCTGAACTGCCGGCTTTGGACATGGGTGGCACCTCGGACCCCTACGTCAAGGTGTTCCTGCTCCCCGACAAGAAGAAGAAGTATGAGACCAAGGTGCAGAAGAAGACACTCAACCCTGCCTTCAACGAGACCTTCACCTTCAAG GTCCCCTACCAAGAGCTGGGTGGGAAGACGCTGGTGATGGCCATCTACGACTTTGATCGCTTCTCCAAGCACGACATCATCGGAGAGGTGAAGGTTCCCATGAACACGGTGGACCTGGGCCAACCCATCGAGGAGTGGCGGGACCTGCAGAGCGGTGAGAAGGAGGAG CCAGAGAAGCTCGGAGACATCTGCATCTCCCTCCGGTATGTGCCCACGGCCGGCAAGCTCACCGTGTGCATCCTGGAGGCCAAGAACCTGAAGAAGATGGATGTTGGGGGCCTCTCAG ATCCCTACGTGAAGATCCACCTGCTGCAGAATGGGAAGAGgttgaagaagaagaagaccACAGTCAAGAAGAAGACCTTAAACCCTTACTTCAATGAGTCCTTCAGCTTCGAGATCCCCTTTGAGCAGATACAG AAAGTGCAGGTGGTCATCACGGTGCTGGATTACGACAAGCTGGGCAAGAACGAAGCCATCGGCAAGATCTTCACGGGCTTCAACTCCACGGGCACGGAGCTGCGGCACTGGTCCGACATGCTGGCCAACCCGCGGCGGCCCATCGCCCAGTGGCACTCGCTGAAGCCAGAGGAAGAAGTGGACGCAGCTCTCGGGAAGAACAAATAG